CATGATCGTCATCCTCCTCTAACTCCTCACCCACTAACAAAAAAAGCCCCTCCCTGTATTCTTCAAGAACCCTTGGAGGAACCACTCGTTTCTTGTTTCGACAAACCCACCCCACCAATTCATAGAGATTCTGCAATCCTTTTTCATCTCTGGCAAGAAGCAACGCAGGAAAAGCCCTGGTTGTGCCAAGAGCATGAGTAAGAATTTCTACACCATAGATGGGTTTAAGTTGATAGTTGCGAGCTACTAACCCGAGAGAAGCAAAATGCCTGGTAGAATAACGTTCACACAAACAGATAGCCTCCCATCCCCACTCACGGTAAAGAGAGGCTATCTGAGAAAGAGTGCCATACGAAGGCCGGCTTTCAAAAGAAAGAACAAGATGCGTCCAGAGCATCCCTACTCAAGAAGTTCTACCAATTGCCGGGAGGAAGCGTTCACAAACGCCTGGAGTACCTGTTCCTTTTTCTCAGCCGAGGCCGTAATCCTGGTATTGGCAGTTTGAAGTACCTCCTGGCTTTCCACATCCACCATCTGGAGAGAAACCTGATAGGTTCCTACATACCGTCCCACAGACTCATTATAAGAGATTTCTGATGGTACCACACTGACAATCACCACCTGAGCCATGCCTTGACTTTTCAGAACACCAAACACTGAAGGGTTCAGATCCACAAGACTCGTAGCATCCGGCCTCTGAGAAATTCTTTTGACCTTATAACCCTTTTTCAAAATAGCACTTTCCATTTCTGTTTCAAGAGGCTTGAGCGTTTGCCAGGAGCCATCCTGTTGTACAAGACAAAGCACCGTCGTAATCTTCTCTTGTTTTCGCAAGGAAACACTTTTAAAACTCACCTGCACCTGGGATTTTGTCACAGCATCTCGAAGCTGAGTATACAAACCTTTGTAGGCATCACCCAGAGAGAGTAACTCGGGAAAATCTATATCTACGACAGCTATAAGTTTATTTTCAGGAATACTACTTTTCAGGTTCTCAATCTCACAAACAAGTTGCCCTTCCTTCCCGGAAAGCGCCGAACGTGTCCACAGACCTGTATTGCCACGTAACGTAAAGCTTACCGCAAGCCCTTCTGCAGGAATCTCTGTCTCGCCAAGATAAACCACCTGAAAAACAAGCTTACCCCCTTTGTCAGTATCCAACGTTTGGGGTATACTTACAGGCTTAATCCGTATCTTCTGAAGAAGAGAAGTAACAGCCTGAGCATAAACACCTATCTCATCCCGTCTCTCATCGACCTGAGTGGCACTCACTATGGCCTTTTGATACGCCTCGATGGCTTCTCTCACCCGACCAGACCGCGCTGCTTGCTCAGCTTTCCTCAGGTTTTCATCCACCATGGCAAGTTTACGAGCCAGCTCGGAGAGAATACGACTACGCTCAGCCTCCATAGTAGAACGTTTGATTTTTGCCTGAACCCAAACACGGGTATACTTGAGACCATCTTCCACCACGTCTTCCGTATACTGCTGAACAATTTCCACACCTGTCAATCGAGCTACCGAGCGAGTACGTACAGACTGCCGAAACTCCGCTTTAAGACTATCACGCGAGTCCTCGCTAATCATGCCATAACTTCGAATCTCTTTATCGACTTCGGCCTGTTCAAAAATAGTGTTGGCGATTTTTGCCTTGGCATCCGCGAGAGCCTGATCCTTAAGTTTTTCCAGTACGTCGATTCCTTCCGCATACCCCACGGTATAGAAATACTCCTTATCCTGGCTAGAAGAAGTAATCCACGAAGGTTGCTCACTTTTTCGAGCAGGAGAAGAAGTAGTACGAACACTCTGTTCTCCACACGACAACACCACCACGACTGCCGCAATCCAAAAGATTTTCCCTACTTTCATAGCCAACTCCTACAATATTTTTTCTTTAATACTATACCACCATTTTTCAGGAAAATCAATAAAAATACAAAAAAAGTCTGTCAAATAAATTAAAATGTCACCTTTTTATTGAAATAGAAATGTCACTTTTTTATGCCGAAACTCTACGACCATAATCATCTATTTCAAAAAAGTTCAATTCGATATTTTTCTTAAAAATATGTATACTTCCATCAAGCCAGGTTTTTAAGATAACATTGTCCCCGGGTTTTATGGCTATAGGTTGTTTCTTTTCAATCTGGTATATTCTTTTAGAAAACTTTATTGTATAATCTCTATAGACTTTGCACTCGGCCGTATAACAAACATAGTTCCTTAAGTCCTGATCAGGCATTAATGCAATATGAAAATCTTCATCCGACAGAGGTTTTTTACTAAATTTTCGGTTATTCTTTTCCCAGTAATATTCTTTCAAAAAACAATTGGCACTGTTGTTATTTATCACATAGTTTGGCATATTTAGCAGACAAAATGACGTAAGCCATCTATCGAAAGGACATAAAAATACACCAAAAACACACAAAAAATAAACCAACTTTTTATTTTGGAGTATTGGGAAATAGCTTGGAACAAACTTGGATTTTATTTACTTATCATTGTTGAAAATAGCCTTTCAAATGGTGAAAACAGAGGAAAAAAGACTAACCAACTGCGAAGACAAAATTCAAAATTTAAACACCCATCATAGAGGGTATTCAAAAACGTTTAAGTGATGTTTTTTCAGAGAGATAGAAAACAATCAAAAAACGAAACCAAAACGCCCTTTAAAACAAAAAAATTATTTGCAAAAAGTGTGCCAAAAAACAGATTAACCAACTCAATTAACGGCTTGGATGGATATGCAGAATTACTCTTCCGATGATAGAGAAGTGTTCGTGCATCTTCTCCTGGTGAATCTCCTCAGGAGAGTAATTGGGATTGTCTGACTTTATCACCAGGGTGTTTTGAGCCAGGCGGAACTCCAGCCGTTTAACAAACAGCTGACCACCTCTATTCAGGACATAGATACCATTCGTATCGATGACCCCTTCCACAACGACAATCCAGTCCCCCTCATGGAGCGTAGGGTACATAGAATCCCCCTTTACCTGCAAGACCTTACACCGTTCAGGAGCATAAGGCAAAAGCAACCGCCTCTCGATAGCGAACTCGTCGATAACCGTCACCTCAAAGTTTTCAATCCCATAGCCTGCAGACACCCTCGCATCCAAGACACCTAGATAGACCGTTTCCCCTCCCTTGTGCGGGATGACTCTATTTTTAGCGTCAAAAATCGTATAACCGCCGTTAGGAGTTGTAAGAGGAGAGAGAAACATATCCCCCTCGCCGGTGAAAAGCCAATTAGGGTCAACCGAAAGCTTTTCTGCAATAAGAAATATCATAGCTGCTGGTAAACCTTCACCATTTTCATAATTAACAATAGTTCTGCCTGATACCCCAATCATTTGTCCAAGTTTTTCTCTGGAAATATTTTTTTTTGTTCTTACTGCTTTTATTCTTTCACCTATTTCAATTGCTTTTAGATACATACAAGCCTCCGAAAATTTTTTTGAAAAATTTTTCCCTTATACTAAAGTCGTTGGGAAAAATTTTTCATAGTAGTATATCGGCAAACCCCAAAACCCCTTAAGGGGCAGTGGTTGAACTAAGTAGTACACTTCGTTTGGTAGTATAAATAAAACCCCTTAAGTTGGGGGTAGACCCCGCCGGGTAAAAAAAGCCTGGGTAGCAAACTACTCCATCGGGGTCAAACAAGCAGATGCCGGGGTCGCCTTGGGAGGGGGCTCCGGCTGTATTTATTGTAAAAGAAAAATTTGTTTTCCTCAAATTTTGAGGGAGGAGGACAAATGAAAGTTTTTACTCTCCTGAGAGAAGCGATTGAAGGGCTGTTTATTCTGGTTGAAAAGATGGAATTATGGTTCATGAGGAGGAAAAAACCAAGCGCCAAGGTTATCAAGGAGATAAGGAGATATTACAGCCGTTAGGCCTATCCTCCTTGTCCATTTCCATGGCATTCCCGCCGGCTGAAAACCGGCGGGGAAAATAAAGCAGTGGAAAAACCTCGAAAGGAGGAGTTATTGAGTTATGGACACAGTAACACTGAGAGATCTCTCGCTCGTCTGGGGGATAACTACAGAAGGTGTCAGAAAGAGGCTCAAAAAGTTTGACATAAAGATTTTTGATATAAATGGTCGTGGTCGAGGGGGCATAGTCAAGGTTGTTCAATTTACCGACCTTGATCATCAGACCCAGAGAGAGATTCTAACATTTAAACAGCAGGACAACCCCGTTTTTATTTCTAACTTAACCGACTTCCAGAGACGGGAGGCAACGAAAAGATACAAACTACTATCATACATACAGGAGCAAGGTATAGGACATACGCAGATTGATCGAATCGAGTATATTCTCAGAAATATTGAGCAAATAGACATTAAACTGGCGCAGGAGTTCAAGCGCCTGCCATCTGTTCGAACGGTTGAGAGGTGGTTTGAACTGTATCGGCGAGGAGGCTATGAAGCCCTGGCACCCCGCTGGGGCAAGAGACTCGGCCAGACAAAACTCAGCGAAGAAGAAAAGAAGCTTTTTACCAATGAATATTTACAGCCCAACGGGCCGACAATTCGAACGCTGTGGATGAGATATTTCCTCTACTGCAAGAAAAACAACATCGCCACCGCTAATGTGAGAGACAACTGGACGACTCTCACATTCAGCGATGGCCGTACCTTGTCGTATTTTGCAGTGTATAGATATCTCCACCGTATACCATATCCTGCACTCGTGGCAGAACGAGAGGGTATAAATGCCTTTGAACGCAAATGTGTACCCACAGCACGTCGAGACTACGAAAGCATCAGTGCCAACGAGGTGTGGGAGTCAGATGGACATACAGCAAATACATTTGTGATCAATGATGTCTTTGAAGAGAGACGAGGCGAGATAGTACGTCCACACATCGTATTCTGGAAAGATGTCAAGGCAAGAAAACTTATGGGTTTTGCTGTTGACGTAACAGAAAACACCACGATGATTTGGGACGCACTTGCCATATCGATAAAAAATAACGACGGCTATCTCCCTGAACACATACTGATAGACAACGGCAAAGCCTACAAAAACAAACAAAGTCTTGGCATTAACGAAGCCTTTGAGGGCTTGTATGCGAGATTGGGTGTAGATAAGCATTTTGCAATTCCTTACAATCCCAACGCCAAGCCCATAGAGTCGTTCTGGCGAACATTTGACAACTACTTTTCTCGCACATTACCCGGCTACACAGGCAAAGACAACAAGAATGTACCGGACATCACACGAGAACAGAGAAAAGAAGGCAAACTCCTCAAGTTATCTGAGTATATCGAGATGCTTGAAAAGTTCGTTATCATGTTCAATGATATGCCGCACACAGGACATGGCATGTCAGGCAAGAGTCCGAACGAAATCTTTGCAGAAGACATGGTTGCTTCAAGACGGCTCACAGAGGAAGATATTGCTGTTATTTTCCTCAAGAGGAAAGAAGCAAAAGTCTTCAGAGACGGGATCCGCTTCATGGGGTATTACTACACCGACAACGAGGGCAAATGGGCAGAATATCAGGGCAAAAAGGTCATCATTGCCTACAATCCGACGGATTTCAGATCTCTCTATGTTCTCGACAAAAGAGGACGAGCACTCTTCAAAGCCACCCGAGTTGAGATGGCAAACTTTATGTTTGACGAAGTGAACTCAGAGGAAGAATACAGAAGACTCAACCGAGAGAAGAAAAAAGTGCGAGAATACCGCAAGAAGATAGCAGAGATTACAGGCAGACGTCTCGGCAAAACCATTGACACCATAGCCGTCAAAGACCAGGACAGCATCAAAAGCATAGAAAATACATCTGTAAAATTGCCATGGGATAAGACAAATATCCATTAAAGGAGGATAGATATGACGGTATTTGAAGAAAACGAACTCACCAAGTTTCGGCAAGAAGTTCAGAATTTCTTAGCCGAAGCAAAACGACGAGATCCGACGATGTCTCAGGCGAGACTCGCACGGATGAGTGATGTATCTCCTGCGACCCTGTCGGCGGTACTTACTGGCAAATATGCCGGCAACATAGCTGATGTAACAAAAAAAATTTTGTCGGTAATTGAGAGGGAGAAGGATAAACAATCCAATGAAATTAAAAAAGTTCATTTTGTTGAGACATCGATATTTCATCAGATGTGCACGGCGATGAATATTGCGCAGCTCGATAGTCAGATCATTGTGTTTACTGGGGATGCAGGGATAGGCAAGACTGAAAGCATCAGAGTTTATCTGGAAGAAAATCCCAGTTCAATACTTATTGAAGCCGATCCCTGCTATGGAGTAATGTCTGTTTTAGAAGAGATAGCGGATGCGCTTGGATTTGAAGCCAAAGGGAGAAAAGACAAAATCGAGAGGGAGATTATTCGTCGTCTCAAGGGTTCTAATAGGCTCATAATAGTAGATGAGTCGGAATATCTGCCATCAAAAGCGCTCGACATCCTACGCCGCATCCATGACAAGGCGGGTATTCCTTTGGTGCTTGTTGGTATGCCTCGTCTGGTGAAAAACATCATCGGGACAGGTGACAAATACCGACAGATCTCATCGAGGATGTACCATATTCGTCTTCCTGGTATTAATGTAGAGGATGTGAGGCTTATAAGTGAGACAGTAATAGATGACGTTTCAGAAGAGATGGTAAAACTTCTGTTCACGCTGTGCAAAGCAAATGCGCGGCTCCTTTCAAAAATCCTCCACATGGCACAACGAATCGCAATCTACAACCAGATGGCGATTAATACAGCTATACTTAAGAAAGCATCCGAACAACTCATGGAGGCATAAGAGCATGAACAAAGACATAAAAGTTCTTAATCAAGATTTTGAGAACTTTTCTCAAGTACTGGAGGAGATTTTGTATGGGCAGAAGAGAGCAGAGAAAGAGTCTCTGGGCCAGATTTTTCAGGCGAAAAACTATGCCAAAAAACTTGCAGATGAGCTCGATGAATTGTATAGCAAAGAACTAGAAGAAAAATAGGAGGAAATATGGCAAGAGAAAAGATCAGAAGAGAAATCATCCCTCTTCAGACGATAGAAGATGTTGACAATCTTTTGCTGAAGATAGCGAGGAGACAGATAGAGATTGAAAGAATCAATGCCGATGCCGAGGAAAAGATTTTAGCAATCAAAGAAGAAGCTAAGGCTAGAAGCGAAAAGATTCTCGAAGAGATAACCCAGATGGCAGATAGTATCTTTGCCTACTCTGAACTGAACAAGATTAAGATTTTCACAGATGACAAAAAGACAATCGAGCTCCAGTGGGGAATGTTCGGGTATAGAAAGTCGACCAAAATTAGTACAAGCAAGGTTACTCTACAACTTTTGAAAGAGCTAGGATTTACAGAAGCTATTAGGATTAAGGAAACGGTCAACAAAGAAGAAATGCGAAACTGGGACGATGCGAAACTTGCCGCTGTTAAGGCCAAAAAAGTGATAGAAGACACTTTCTGGTATGAGGTCAATAAGGAAAAAGTACTCGAAATCGAAATGAAAAAAAGGGTCGTCAATACTTAGGTTGGTTGGAGGGCGGAGGGGGGGGGAAAAGCCGAAACCCCTGCGTCTTGCAGGGGTCTGTGGGAGATAGCCTACCCACACTGAAGAGGCAGGCCATGTTAGATAGAAAAGCTTATGCCAGGATCCATATTTTGCTTAAGGAGTGCAAGATCTCTGAAGAAGAGTACAGAACAATACTCAGAGACAATTTCGAAGTGGAGAGTTCGCGACAGCTCAACTTCAACCAATACGATAGGCTCATCTCTCTACTCCTTCAAAAAAGGTTTTCAATGCTCCAAAAAGAGTATTTAAACGATATGTTAAAGCGAATGGAAATACGGTTTCCTGAGGCTTATATCTCAAAAATCCTGCATAAGGAAATCCGTCGGATAGATGACATGACCCGAGAGGAGATTGGCAAGGTTCTGAGAATCCTGAGTAAAAGGATGGGGAGAAAATAGTGAGATGTCCTGAATTTCTGGAGATCTGTCGGGATGTGGGGATGACATGGGAGCAGATATATAAATTATCCTGGCGCTGTGGTGGAAGTTATCTTTACGTACCAAAGTTCCCCGAGAGGATTGAACGTTACAAAAACATTATTGCCGAGTTTAAAAGGGAGATGCAAGTTGTAGGACGGGGCAAAGCTTTGCTGTATATCTCAAGAAGGAAAAAAATATCTATTAAAACCCTGAAAAGACTGCTAAATAATTCTCAAGAGATTATGGAAGGTTTTAAATAAAATAGGCGGACAAAAGTCCGCCTATTCTTTTTTTTGCTCTTTTTCTATTTTTTGCTCTTTTTCTAATTTTGTGAGAACTCCTAAATTTATTAAGTTTTTTGCCTCTTTTTGAGACATTTCAATTTCTTCCCCTGGATTATAGACTTCCCCGTTATAGCTTACTTTTATGTTAGTTGTATACTTCATATAATTCTCCTGCATTCAGGATTAAATAGCCAGCTACATCAGAAAGAAGTGCAACACCAGTCATATCCCTGACAAGTATGACATCACTTGTGGCGAGTTCATCTCGTACCTTTTCCACAATTGGGTAGCGGTCATTTCTAATTGTATATCCAAAAGAAGGCTCGTCAATAGTTTGTGGATTCTCTGGAACATATGCAAGTATGGCATGATTTCCCCAGATGTCTTTCATTTGTGTACCATCGTAGTATACACTCTCGCCAACAATAACCTTTTTGATGTCCAAAATCTGCAGTGTATACTTAATTGTGTCTGGTAGGAAAAAGATAACCTCCTGTGATAATATAAATAAAACTATCACAGGAGGCCAGATATGATTGAGACGAAGAATATTTTAGAGCTATTCAAACCAATTGTCAAGGAAGTATTAGAGAGTATGTTAAAAGAGGAAAGAGAGATTTACCTGGAAAACAATCCTCCCACAAAAGGCAATGGCTTTTACGAAAGGGATTTAAAGACAGCTTTTGGCGAGCTTACAGCCATACGTGTTCCAAGAACAAGGGATAATGGATTTAAAAGTGCCCTTCTTCCCTATCGCAAACGCATCACAGAAGACTTAGATGCATTAATCAGGGCTATGTTGATATCAGGAATGTCAACAAGGAAGATAGCAGAAGTTTTAAAAGAGCTTTATGAAATAAAGATTTCTTATGCTAACATCTCAAGGATAAGCCAGGTAGGCATAGAAGAGATTCAGAAGTGGCGTAGTCGCCCTCTCATGGAAGAATATGCCGTGGTATTTCTGGATGCTATGGTGTTTCCTATCAAGAGATAGGGTAGAAAATGAATCAATATATGTAGCTATAGGCATTACACCTGAGGGAAGACGGGAGATTTTAGGATACCACTGCCCAGGAGGCATGGAAAGTGCTTATAACTGGCGGGAAATTTTGCAGATATAAGAGAAAGAGGTGTCAAACAGATTCATTTTATTGTCTCTGATGGCTTAAGTGGTATGAAAACGTCATAACAGAGATATATCCCCACGCAAAGTATCAGCCCTGTGTAGTCCATGTCATGAGAAACATACTGGCTAAAGTGAGAGTTCAACACAGAAATATCATTGCCACTGAAATAAAAGAGGTATTTCATGCCAAAGACAAACAGGAGGCAGAACAATTGTTTATGAAATTTACACAAAATGGAAAAATATCTATCCCAACTTAATGAATAACCTC
This sequence is a window from Thermospira aquatica. Protein-coding genes within it:
- a CDS encoding transposase, producing the protein MDTVTLRDLSLVWGITTEGVRKRLKKFDIKIFDINGRGRGGIVKVVQFTDLDHQTQREILTFKQQDNPVFISNLTDFQRREATKRYKLLSYIQEQGIGHTQIDRIEYILRNIEQIDIKLAQEFKRLPSVRTVERWFELYRRGGYEALAPRWGKRLGQTKLSEEEKKLFTNEYLQPNGPTIRTLWMRYFLYCKKNNIATANVRDNWTTLTFSDGRTLSYFAVYRYLHRIPYPALVAEREGINAFERKCVPTARRDYESISANEVWESDGHTANTFVINDVFEERRGEIVRPHIVFWKDVKARKLMGFAVDVTENTTMIWDALAISIKNNDGYLPEHILIDNGKAYKNKQSLGINEAFEGLYARLGVDKHFAIPYNPNAKPIESFWRTFDNYFSRTLPGYTGKDNKNVPDITREQRKEGKLLKLSEYIEMLEKFVIMFNDMPHTGHGMSGKSPNEIFAEDMVASRRLTEEDIAVIFLKRKEAKVFRDGIRFMGYYYTDNEGKWAEYQGKKVIIAYNPTDFRSLYVLDKRGRALFKATRVEMANFMFDEVNSEEEYRRLNREKKKVREYRKKIAEITGRRLGKTIDTIAVKDQDSIKSIENTSVKLPWDKTNIH
- a CDS encoding AAA family ATPase, yielding MTVFEENELTKFRQEVQNFLAEAKRRDPTMSQARLARMSDVSPATLSAVLTGKYAGNIADVTKKILSVIEREKDKQSNEIKKVHFVETSIFHQMCTAMNIAQLDSQIIVFTGDAGIGKTESIRVYLEENPSSILIEADPCYGVMSVLEEIADALGFEAKGRKDKIEREIIRRLKGSNRLIIVDESEYLPSKALDILRRIHDKAGIPLVLVGMPRLVKNIIGTGDKYRQISSRMYHIRLPGINVEDVRLISETVIDDVSEEMVKLLFTLCKANARLLSKILHMAQRIAIYNQMAINTAILKKASEQLMEA
- a CDS encoding host-nuclease inhibitor Gam family protein; the encoded protein is MAREKIRREIIPLQTIEDVDNLLLKIARRQIEIERINADAEEKILAIKEEAKARSEKILEEITQMADSIFAYSELNKIKIFTDDKKTIELQWGMFGYRKSTKISTSKVTLQLLKELGFTEAIRIKETVNKEEMRNWDDAKLAAVKAKKVIEDTFWYEVNKEKVLEIEMKKRVVNT
- a CDS encoding DUF7210 family protein, whose protein sequence is MKYTTNIKVSYNGEVYNPGEEIEMSQKEAKNLINLGVLTKLEKEQKIEKEQKKE
- a CDS encoding XRE family transcriptional regulator; this translates as MYLKAIEIGERIKAVRTKKNISREKLGQMIGVSGRTIVNYENGEGLPAAMIFLIAEKLSVDPNWLFTGEGDMFLSPLTTPNGGYTIFDAKNRVIPHKGGETVYLGVLDARVSAGYGIENFEVTVIDEFAIERRLLLPYAPERCKVLQVKGDSMYPTLHEGDWIVVVEGVIDTNGIYVLNRGGQLFVKRLEFRLAQNTLVIKSDNPNYSPEEIHQEKMHEHFSIIGRVILHIHPSR